The DNA sequence ATTCGAGCGCGGCGAAGGCTCGATGTCGAAACTGGCCGCCAGCGAGCTCGCGGTGCGCACCACCGAACGGGCCATCCAGACCATGGGCGGCTGGGGATACATCTCCGACCATCCCGTCGAGAAGTGGTACCGCGACGCCAAGCTGTACACCATCTTCGAGGGCACCAGCGAGATCCAGCGGATCGTCATCTCCAAGGCGCTCGGCGCGGCCGACGGGAAGCCTCCGCTGCACGTCGACCTCGAACCCACCGGCGGTCCGCTGAACCGCGTCTTCGGCCGGGGCACGCCGGTGCGCACCCGCGTCGCCGACACCGCGCTGACGATGAAGGACCGGGTTCCCGCGCCGGTGATGCAGATGGCGATGAAAGTGCTTCGGCCGCCCAGCAAGTAGGGGTCCCGGATCGCGCCGGGCGGAACCGGCGGTCACGCTAATCTTCTGCTGTGACCAGTGACGACTCCCTGGAGCAGGCGCTCGCCGGTGGCGCGCCCCAGCTGGTGGGTTGGTTTCGCTTCCACTTCGCCGACGAACGGTGGGAGTGGTCCGACGAGGTCCAGCTCCTGCACGGCTATCAGCCCGGGACCGTGACCCCGACCACCGAACTGGTGCTCTCGCACAAGCACCCCGACGACTACCGGCAGGTCGCGGCGACCCTGGACGAGATGCGCCGCGAACACCGGACGTTCTCGACGCGCCATCGCATCATCGACACCCGCGGCGACGTGCACGAGGTGGTCGTCATCGGCGATCAGCTCCGCGATGCGGACGGCCGGTTGATCGGCACCCACGGTTTCTACGTCGACGTCACCCCCAACGAGGCGACGACCAAGGCGATGGTCAGCGCGGCGCTCGACGAGATCACCGAGAACCGCTCCGTCATCGAACAGGCCAAGGGCATGCTGATGCTGGTCTACCGGGTCGATGCCGACACCGCGTTCGAACTGCTGCGGTGGCGCTCGCAGGAGACCAACGTCAAGCTGCGCATGCTCGCCGAACGGTTGCTGGTCGATTTCGCCGGCCTCGACTACGAGGAGACCCTGCCGCCCCGCGCCACGTTCGACCATCTGTTCCTGACCGCTCACCAGCGGGTGGACCGCACCAGCGATACCGTGGACATGTGACCGCCTCGAAGAAAGCGCTGATCATCGTCGACGTGCAGAACGACTTCTGCGAGGGCGGCTCGCTGGCTGTCGCCGGGGGCGCGGACGTGGCGCGCGGCATCAACGCCCTGCTGGGCGGCAATGCCTCCGGGTACGAACACGTGGTGGCCACCAAGGATTTCCACATCGACCCGGGCGGGCATTTCTCCGACCACCCGGATTACGTCGACTCGTGGCCGCCGCACTGCCGGGTCGACACCGGCGGCGTGGAGTTCCACCCCGATCTGGACACCACTCCGATCGAGGCGGTGTTCAAGAAGGGGCATTACACCGCCGCCTACAGCGGCTTCGAGGGTGCCGACGACGACGGCACAGGACTCGCCGAGTGGCTGCGCTCCCGGGGCG is a window from the Mycolicibacterium poriferae genome containing:
- a CDS encoding PAS and ANTAR domain-containing protein; the encoded protein is MTSDDSLEQALAGGAPQLVGWFRFHFADERWEWSDEVQLLHGYQPGTVTPTTELVLSHKHPDDYRQVAATLDEMRREHRTFSTRHRIIDTRGDVHEVVVIGDQLRDADGRLIGTHGFYVDVTPNEATTKAMVSAALDEITENRSVIEQAKGMLMLVYRVDADTAFELLRWRSQETNVKLRMLAERLLVDFAGLDYEETLPPRATFDHLFLTAHQRVDRTSDTVDM
- a CDS encoding isochorismatase family protein, with translation MTASKKALIIVDVQNDFCEGGSLAVAGGADVARGINALLGGNASGYEHVVATKDFHIDPGGHFSDHPDYVDSWPPHCRVDTGGVEFHPDLDTTPIEAVFKKGHYTAAYSGFEGADDDGTGLAEWLRSRGVDAVDVVGIATDHCVKATAADAVAAGFATRVLLDLTAGVSPTTTAQAVETLRSAGVDIAS